From the genome of Alkalibaculum bacchi, one region includes:
- a CDS encoding VOC family protein produces the protein MEYELVHTCIRVFDLDKSIEFYNKALGLKEAKRVDYPDKRFTLVYMADEISGHEIELTYNYDQNGPYELGNGYSHVAFYVDDLQKSYQAHRSAGYSVSEPKSLDDSGLKLYFVKDPDGYAIEIIEQA, from the coding sequence ATGGAATACGAACTTGTTCACACATGTATTAGAGTTTTTGACTTAGATAAATCAATAGAATTCTACAATAAAGCATTAGGCTTAAAAGAGGCTAAGAGAGTGGATTATCCTGACAAAAGATTTACACTCGTTTATATGGCTGATGAAATTAGCGGTCATGAAATTGAACTGACTTATAATTACGATCAAAACGGGCCTTATGAACTTGGGAATGGATACAGTCACGTAGCTTTTTACGTAGACGATTTGCAAAAATCATACCAAGCACATAGAAGCGCAGGATATTCAGTATCCGAGCCAAAGAGCCTTGACGATTCAGGATTAAAACTCTACTTCGTCAAAGATCCAGATGGCTATGCAATAGAAATAATTGAACAAGCATAA